From a single Prionailurus bengalensis isolate Pbe53 chromosome A1, Fcat_Pben_1.1_paternal_pri, whole genome shotgun sequence genomic region:
- the LOC122479195 gene encoding olfactory receptor 2B11 encodes MRGHNHSILREPPKDFILLGVSDRPWLELPLFAVLLVSYILAMLGNIAIILVSRLDSQLHSPMYIFLGHLSFLDLCYTTTTVPQMLVNMGSSSKTISYGGCTMQYAIFHWLGCTECIVLAAMALDRYVAICEPLRYAVIMHRPLCQQLVAVAWLSGFGNSLVQVVLTVQLPFCGRQVLNNFFCEVPAMIKLSCADTAMNDTTLAVLVAFFVLVPLALILFSYGFIARAVLRIQSSRGRHKAFGTCSSHLVVVSLFYLPAIYMYLQPSSSYSQEQGKFISLFYSIITPTLNPFIYTLRNKDVKGALRKLLSRIWRLCRLGSEM; translated from the coding sequence ATGAGAGGTCATAACCACAGCATTCTGCGGGAACCCCCTAAAGACTTCATCCTTCTAGGTGTTTCTGACAGGCCATGGCTGGAGCTCCCTCTCTTTGCGGTCCTCCTGGTGTCCTACATTCTGGCCATGTTGGGGAACATTGCTATCATCCTGGTGTCTCGACTGGATTCTCAGCTCCACAGCCCCATGTACATCTTTCTCGGGCACCTATCCTTCCTTGACCTCTGCTATACCACCACCACAGTCCCTCAGATGCTGGTCAACATGGGGAGCTCCAGTAAGACCATCAGCTATGGTGGCTGCACAATGCAGTATGCAATTTTCCACTGGTTGGGATGCACTGAGTGCATTGTCTTGGCTGCTATGGCGCTggaccgctatgtggccatctgtgaGCCTCTCCGGTATGCCGTTATCATGCATCGTCCTCTCTGTCAACAGCTCGTGGCTGTGGCCTGGCTCAGTGGCTTTGGCAACTCCCTTGTTCAGGTAGTGCTGACGGTGCAGCTGCCTTTCTGTGGGCGGCAGGTGCTGAACAACTTCTTCTGTGAGGTGCCAGCCATGATTAAGTTGTCATGTGCTGACACAGCCATGAATGATACCACACTGGCTGTGCTGGTAGCCTTCTTTGTGCTGGTTCCCCTAGCTCTCATCCTTTTCTCCTATGGCTTCATTGCCCGAGCAGTGCTCAGGATCCAATCCTCCAGGGGAAGGCACAAAGCCTTTGGGACCTGTTCCTCCCACCTGGTGGTGGTGTCCCTCTTCTACCTGCCAGCCATCTACATGTACCTGCAACCCTCTTCCAGCTACTCCCAAGAACAGGGCAAGTTTATCTCCCTCTTCTATTCCATAATCACCCCCACCCTCAATCCTTTTATCTACACTCTGAGGAACAAGGATGTAAAGGGAGCCCTGAGAAAGCTCCTGTCAAGGATCTGGAGGCTCTGCAGATTAGGCTCTGAGATGTGA